In a genomic window of Afipia carboxidovorans OM5:
- the tkt gene encoding transketolase produces MSGDIITLTRRGKNANAKLTHREMANAIRFLAIDAVEKANSGHPGMPMGMADVATVLFSKFLKFDPLAPSWLNRDRFVLSAGHGSMLLYALLHLTGYREMTIDEIKSFRQWGSKTPGHPEYGHTQGVETTTGPLGQGIATAVGMALSERMTNARLGNDLFEHYTYVICGDGCLMEGVSQEAISLAGHLKLGRLIVLFDDNGISIDGSTSLSCSDDPLARAAASGWSVRRVDGHDPKAVEKAIAEERETDRPSLIACKTRIGYGSPGREGSEKAHGAPLGAEEIVSTRAALDWPHAPFEIPRDVLAAWRTVGEHGQTEHSKWVDRLAQLDREEREHINSVLSGKLSSQYDAAMRKLCAGFATEQPKIATRQASQQVIEMLASVLPNLAGGSADLTHSNLTHAKSQKPIKPGDYAGNYIHYGIREHGMAAAMNGIALHGGFIPYGGTFLTFADYSRPAIRMAALMGLRVIHVMTHDSIGLGEDGPTHQPVEHLASLRAIPNLLVFRPADAVETAEAWDCALRAESRPSILCLSRQALPTFRSGSSAINKVAQGAYLVLDPQDRCDVTLIATGSEVAIALDAARLLEKDDIRAAVVSAPCLELFAEQPEEYRRAVLGQRPRVAIEAAIEGAWARLIGDDGEFVGMTGFGASAPANVLYREFGITPEGVVLAAKRSIARSSSKGV; encoded by the coding sequence ATGTCCGGAGACATCATCACTCTCACACGGCGTGGCAAGAACGCGAACGCCAAGCTGACGCATAGAGAAATGGCGAACGCCATCCGCTTTCTGGCCATCGATGCGGTGGAGAAAGCCAACTCCGGCCACCCCGGCATGCCGATGGGCATGGCCGATGTTGCAACGGTGTTGTTCTCGAAATTTCTCAAGTTCGATCCGCTGGCGCCAAGCTGGCTGAACCGCGACCGCTTCGTGCTGTCGGCGGGCCACGGCTCGATGCTGCTCTACGCGCTGCTTCATCTGACCGGCTATCGGGAGATGACGATCGACGAGATCAAGTCTTTCCGCCAGTGGGGCTCGAAGACGCCGGGTCATCCCGAGTACGGCCACACCCAGGGCGTGGAGACCACGACCGGTCCGCTCGGGCAGGGCATCGCGACGGCGGTCGGCATGGCTCTTTCGGAGCGCATGACCAACGCGCGGCTCGGCAACGATCTGTTCGAGCATTACACCTACGTGATTTGCGGCGACGGCTGTCTGATGGAAGGCGTCAGTCAGGAAGCGATCTCGCTTGCCGGGCACCTCAAGCTCGGGCGCCTGATCGTGCTGTTCGACGACAACGGAATCTCGATCGACGGATCGACCTCGCTGTCGTGCTCCGACGATCCGCTGGCGCGGGCGGCAGCCTCCGGCTGGTCGGTACGCCGCGTGGACGGTCACGATCCTAAAGCCGTTGAAAAGGCGATCGCCGAAGAGCGCGAAACCGACCGTCCGTCGCTGATCGCTTGCAAAACGCGGATCGGATACGGCTCGCCGGGCCGGGAAGGATCGGAGAAAGCGCATGGCGCTCCGCTCGGGGCCGAAGAGATCGTTTCGACCCGCGCGGCTTTGGACTGGCCGCATGCGCCGTTCGAAATTCCGCGCGATGTACTTGCGGCCTGGCGCACGGTGGGCGAGCACGGGCAGACCGAGCACAGCAAATGGGTGGATCGTCTTGCCCAGCTCGATCGGGAGGAGCGCGAGCATATCAACAGCGTGCTGAGCGGCAAGCTGTCGTCCCAGTATGACGCCGCGATGCGCAAGCTCTGCGCCGGTTTTGCGACCGAGCAGCCGAAGATCGCGACGCGTCAGGCGTCGCAACAGGTGATCGAGATGCTGGCCTCGGTGCTGCCTAATCTCGCGGGCGGCTCCGCCGACCTGACGCACTCGAATCTCACCCACGCTAAAAGTCAGAAGCCCATCAAGCCCGGCGATTACGCAGGCAATTACATCCACTACGGCATCCGCGAGCACGGCATGGCGGCGGCGATGAACGGCATCGCGCTTCATGGCGGGTTCATCCCCTATGGTGGGACGTTCCTGACCTTCGCCGATTACAGCCGGCCGGCGATCCGCATGGCGGCGCTGATGGGACTGCGCGTCATTCACGTCATGACGCACGACTCCATCGGCCTCGGTGAAGACGGGCCGACGCATCAACCGGTCGAGCATCTGGCATCGCTGCGCGCGATCCCGAACCTGCTGGTGTTTCGTCCCGCCGATGCGGTCGAGACCGCGGAAGCCTGGGATTGCGCGTTGCGCGCCGAGAGCCGGCCTTCGATCCTGTGTCTGTCGCGCCAGGCGTTGCCGACATTCCGCAGCGGCAGCAGCGCCATCAACAAGGTGGCGCAAGGCGCCTATCTCGTGCTCGATCCGCAGGATCGGTGCGACGTGACCCTGATCGCGACCGGCTCCGAAGTCGCGATCGCGCTCGATGCGGCGCGCCTGCTGGAGAAAGACGACATTCGCGCCGCCGTTGTGTCGGCGCCGTGCCTGGAGCTCTTCGCCGAGCAGCCTGAGGAGTATCGCCGAGCGGTACTCGGA
- a CDS encoding class 1 fructose-bisphosphatase: MAQGQTLHQHLTGFAATDPAHGPVADVVAAFAIAATEISELISGGLLSGITGEGQTRNSDGDVQKDLDIKADQIIRAALAGTSVAALASEEAEEIEICDPAGAVSVAFDPLDGSSNINTNMSVGTIFSIVRTPSHARAAFTQPGSAQLAAGFVVYGPQTSLVLTLGDGVDVFTLDRKAKVFQKVRSRVQIPAQTPEYAINASNRRFWDPLIVAFIEDCLAGKDGVMQADFNMRWIGSMVAEAYRILVRGGIFLYPGDTREGYGEGRLRLLYEAHPIAFIMEQAGGGATTGRQRILDITANTPHQRVPLIMGSIDSVRRIERMHGSPDIKFERNPPLFATRGLFRI; encoded by the coding sequence ATGGCTCAAGGGCAGACGCTGCACCAACACCTGACCGGTTTTGCCGCCACGGATCCGGCTCACGGACCTGTCGCCGATGTCGTCGCCGCGTTCGCCATCGCTGCCACCGAGATTTCCGAACTGATCTCGGGCGGTTTGTTGTCCGGGATCACCGGCGAGGGGCAGACCCGCAACAGCGACGGCGATGTCCAGAAAGATCTCGACATCAAGGCCGACCAGATCATCCGCGCTGCGCTGGCCGGAACGTCCGTGGCCGCGCTTGCCTCCGAGGAGGCCGAGGAGATCGAGATTTGCGATCCAGCCGGCGCGGTCAGTGTCGCTTTCGATCCGCTGGATGGTTCGTCGAACATCAATACCAACATGTCCGTCGGCACGATCTTCTCGATCGTGCGAACGCCGTCGCATGCCCGCGCGGCGTTCACCCAGCCGGGATCGGCACAGTTGGCTGCTGGCTTTGTCGTCTATGGCCCGCAGACCAGTCTTGTCCTGACCCTGGGCGACGGCGTCGACGTGTTCACCCTCGATCGCAAGGCGAAGGTGTTTCAGAAAGTCAGGTCGCGAGTTCAGATTCCGGCGCAAACGCCCGAGTACGCGATCAATGCGTCGAACCGCCGATTCTGGGATCCGCTGATCGTCGCCTTCATCGAGGATTGTCTCGCCGGAAAAGACGGCGTGATGCAGGCCGATTTCAACATGCGCTGGATCGGATCGATGGTGGCGGAAGCCTACCGGATTCTCGTTCGGGGCGGCATTTTCCTTTACCCCGGCGATACCCGCGAAGGTTACGGCGAGGGCAGGCTGCGCCTGCTCTACGAAGCGCATCCGATCGCTTTCATCATGGAGCAGGCGGGAGGCGGCGCGACGACCGGACGCCAGCGCATTCTCGACATTACTGCGAATACGCCGCACCAGCGCGTGCCGCTGATCATGGGTTCGATCGACAGCGTGCGGCGCATCGAGCGCATGCACGGGTCGCCGGACATCAAATTCGAGCGCAATCCGCCGCTTTTCGCCACCCGCGGCCTATTCCGCATTTGA
- a CDS encoding phosphoribulokinase, producing the protein MSRKHPIISITGSSGAGTTSVKRTFEQIFRRENVTAAYIEGDAFHRYNRAEMRERMATEAERGNKHFSHFSAETNLFEELEQVFKTYGETGTGTTRYYVHDADEAALHGAAPGTFTDWQQLPESSDLLFYEGLHGAVVTDKVNVAQHADLKIGVVPVINLEWIQKLHRDRSARGYSTEAVTDTILRRMPDYVNYICPQFAETDINFQRIPTVDTSNPFIARWIPTPDESMVVIRLKNPRGIDFPYLLSMIPNSFMSRANSIVIHGAKLDLAMQLILTPLILQLIDRKRRA; encoded by the coding sequence ATGTCAAGGAAGCATCCCATCATCTCGATCACCGGTTCGTCTGGCGCGGGCACCACATCGGTGAAGCGGACGTTCGAACAGATCTTTCGCCGCGAGAACGTGACCGCGGCCTATATCGAGGGCGACGCGTTTCATCGTTACAATCGCGCCGAGATGCGCGAACGCATGGCGACGGAAGCCGAACGCGGCAACAAGCATTTCAGCCACTTCAGCGCCGAGACGAATCTGTTCGAAGAGCTGGAGCAGGTTTTCAAGACCTACGGCGAGACCGGAACGGGCACGACACGTTATTATGTGCATGACGCGGACGAGGCTGCGCTGCATGGCGCCGCACCGGGGACGTTTACCGACTGGCAGCAACTGCCGGAAAGCTCCGATCTGCTGTTCTACGAGGGTCTGCATGGCGCGGTCGTCACCGACAAGGTGAATGTCGCCCAGCATGCCGACCTCAAGATCGGCGTCGTTCCGGTCATCAACCTCGAATGGATCCAGAAGCTGCACCGCGACCGCAGCGCGCGCGGATATTCCACCGAAGCGGTGACGGACACCATCCTGCGCCGCATGCCGGACTACGTGAATTACATCTGTCCGCAATTCGCCGAGACCGACATCAACTTCCAGCGCATCCCGACGGTCGATACCTCGAACCCGTTCATCGCGCGCTGGATTCCGACTCCGGACGAATCGATGGTGGTGATCCGCCTGAAAAATCCGCGCGGCATCGATTTTCCCTATCTGCTGTCGATGATTCCGAACAGCTTCATGTCGCGTGCGAATTCGATCGTCATCCACGGCGCGAAGCTCGACCTCGCGATGCAACTGATCCTCACCCCGCTGATCCTGCAACTGATTGACCGCAAGAGGCGCGCATGA